Proteins from one Pontibacter korlensis genomic window:
- a CDS encoding TRAP transporter small permease yields the protein MKLRKTVDSALYSLLVILMGTMVLNVLWQVASRFMLKSPSAFTDELARYLLIWVGLLGASYVTGQKLHLAIDILPSKLEGKGARNLYIFIHLLVALFAFFVMVWGGINLVYITLTMGQTSASLGIPVGYVYIAQPLSGLLIIFYSLINLTEKEEDPEEIGREMV from the coding sequence ATGAAATTAAGAAAAACAGTAGATAGCGCTTTATACTCGCTGCTGGTTATACTCATGGGAACAATGGTTCTTAATGTGCTCTGGCAGGTGGCTTCCCGCTTTATGCTAAAGTCACCAAGTGCTTTTACAGATGAGTTAGCACGATACCTCCTGATTTGGGTAGGGCTTTTAGGTGCCAGCTACGTGACCGGGCAGAAGCTACACCTGGCCATCGACATCCTTCCGTCCAAGTTGGAAGGTAAGGGTGCCAGAAACCTATACATCTTCATTCACCTGCTTGTAGCCCTGTTCGCCTTCTTTGTGATGGTATGGGGCGGTATCAACCTGGTGTATATTACGCTTACCATGGGCCAGACCTCGGCCTCACTTGGCATACCTGTTGGGTATGTATACATCGCCCAGCCACTGAGCGGCCTGCTCATCATTTTCTACAGCCTTATAAACCTGACGGAGAAAGAAGAGGATCCGGAAGAGATAGGCCGCGAAATGGTTTAA
- the hemH gene encoding ferrochelatase gives MYNLSKTGVLLINQGTPDSPAVADVRKYLREFLMDARVLDIPFLNRWMLVNLIIAPTRAPKSAKVYQELWTPQGSPLKVYGYEVAQQLQHALGNNYFVRLGMRYQNPAVPDALHEFRMQGISRIVVIPLYPQYASATTGSASQQVTEVINKWQVVPELHTVQNFLSHPKFVEAFAENGRRQMAQENYDHYVFTYHGLPERQLHKKDYVSNCHAANCTHAYNALNQHCYRAQCYETSRLIAEKLGIAPADYTVAFQSRLGNAPWIKPYTEDVVKQLTKRGVKKVLAFAPSFIADCLETTVEVGREYRELFEENGGETWHLVESLNKSSLWIECLQDIVMAATGKATSETETPNYLSLTA, from the coding sequence ATGTATAACCTAAGTAAAACCGGAGTACTACTTATAAACCAGGGCACGCCAGACAGCCCGGCCGTTGCCGATGTACGCAAATACCTGCGCGAGTTCCTGATGGATGCACGTGTGCTGGACATTCCCTTCCTGAACCGCTGGATGTTGGTTAACCTGATCATAGCCCCTACCCGAGCGCCTAAGTCGGCAAAAGTATACCAGGAGCTATGGACACCACAAGGTTCGCCGCTGAAAGTATACGGCTACGAAGTAGCGCAGCAACTGCAGCATGCGCTTGGCAATAACTATTTTGTGAGGCTGGGTATGCGCTACCAGAACCCTGCTGTGCCAGATGCACTGCACGAGTTCAGGATGCAGGGAATATCCAGAATTGTGGTGATACCGCTTTACCCGCAGTACGCATCGGCTACCACTGGATCGGCGTCGCAGCAGGTAACAGAGGTAATAAACAAGTGGCAGGTTGTGCCAGAGCTACACACGGTACAAAACTTCTTAAGCCACCCGAAGTTTGTAGAGGCCTTTGCCGAGAACGGCAGGCGCCAGATGGCCCAGGAAAATTACGACCACTACGTGTTTACGTACCACGGCCTGCCAGAGCGGCAACTGCACAAGAAGGACTATGTTTCCAATTGCCATGCTGCAAATTGTACCCACGCCTACAACGCCCTCAACCAGCATTGCTACCGTGCCCAGTGCTACGAAACCAGCCGCCTGATTGCCGAGAAGCTGGGCATTGCCCCTGCAGACTACACCGTAGCTTTTCAGTCGAGGTTGGGTAATGCACCCTGGATTAAGCCATACACCGAAGATGTGGTAAAACAGTTGACAAAACGTGGTGTGAAAAAGGTACTGGCCTTTGCGCCATCCTTTATTGCGGATTGCCTGGAGACTACTGTAGAAGTAGGCCGTGAGTACAGAGAGTTATTTGAGGAGAACGGCGGAGAAACCTGGCATCTGGTGGAAAGCCTGAACAAAAGCTCATTGTGGATCGAGTGCCTCCAAGATATCGTAATGGCTGCAACAGGCAAAGCTACAAGCGAAACCGAAACACCTAATTACCTAAGCCTGACGGCCTAG
- a CDS encoding SAM hydrolase/SAM-dependent halogenase family protein yields MAVITFLSDFGYRDHYVAAVKAKVLSLDAQVQVVDITHAIEPYNIAHAEYVFKAVFQDFPEGTVHILAVDTHGCKKGKYHATKYKGHYFLLADNGLLSLLTDGQPELVVELKTEDPFMPSPARDLLAPAAVYLAKGGDIDVLGESTHNITQLFNRQLRLGDHAITGHVIHVDCYGNLITDITRDSIDTIAHGRTFTIHFGRETVGRIYPNYNQVDDGDCCCTYNSQGQLCIGINKGNASELLGLGFDSQVDVRFYPGN; encoded by the coding sequence ATGGCTGTAATTACGTTTCTGTCTGACTTTGGATATAGGGACCACTATGTGGCTGCCGTAAAGGCAAAAGTCCTCTCGTTAGACGCTCAGGTGCAGGTTGTTGACATTACACATGCCATTGAGCCTTACAACATCGCACACGCCGAGTATGTATTCAAAGCAGTGTTTCAGGATTTCCCTGAGGGCACTGTACACATACTGGCCGTAGACACTCACGGTTGTAAGAAAGGCAAATATCATGCTACAAAGTATAAAGGCCACTATTTTTTACTGGCTGACAATGGCTTGCTCTCGCTGCTGACAGATGGACAGCCTGAACTGGTGGTGGAGCTGAAAACAGAGGACCCTTTCATGCCATCCCCGGCCAGAGATCTCTTGGCGCCTGCCGCTGTATACCTTGCTAAAGGAGGCGACATAGATGTGCTGGGCGAAAGCACCCATAACATAACGCAGCTGTTCAACCGCCAGCTCCGTTTAGGCGACCACGCCATTACGGGCCACGTGATCCATGTGGACTGCTACGGCAACCTTATTACCGATATTACCCGAGATAGCATTGATACCATTGCCCATGGACGTACTTTTACAATACACTTCGGCCGCGAAACAGTAGGCCGCATTTACCCCAACTACAACCAGGTAGACGACGGCGACTGCTGCTGCACATACAACAGCCAGGGCCAGCTCTGCATCGGCATCAACAAAGGCAACGCATCAGAACTTCTTGGCCTCGGCTTCGACTCACAGGTAGATGTTCGCTTTTACCCAGGTAATTGA
- the hemA gene encoding glutamyl-tRNA reductase, whose translation MNSLQVISISHQTASLECRQALQLSKDEAAAFMQALKAEQLVEGIMVLTTCNRTEIYYETNHATPGMIQEKLLRFKNIQDTAAFAARFTQYSHSESTLHYLLEVGLGLRSQVIGDRQIITQFKESYKLTNDLKLGTPLLHQALQTLFRTHKRVHNETDFRSGAASVGYAALERLSDFYPRKEFSAKRMLIIGTGQMGTDIARYATSFGFTDITLTNRTDAKAAKLAADLNVQHIPYQHYLSEISEFDVVVSCVGGGEQLQPEQLGAAKAKRVLLDLSVPQSIAPAASQLANTILVNIDQINNRTQAVLATRQAAIAEVEEIVSEETIQYAEWLQDQPVAKAISELKSFFADVLTSELAKHQQSAQPADLNAATKAALDRLIRRPAGALRATAGADRQKLLSSIQTLFNITPAEEITHV comes from the coding sequence ATGAATTCTCTACAGGTAATTTCTATATCGCACCAAACAGCCTCTCTGGAATGTCGGCAGGCACTACAGCTGAGCAAAGACGAAGCGGCAGCGTTTATGCAGGCACTAAAAGCGGAGCAGCTGGTAGAGGGTATCATGGTGCTAACTACCTGCAACCGCACCGAAATATATTATGAAACAAACCATGCCACACCCGGCATGATACAGGAAAAACTGCTGCGCTTCAAAAACATACAGGACACAGCAGCATTTGCAGCGCGATTTACGCAGTACAGCCACAGTGAGAGCACCTTACACTACCTGCTGGAAGTAGGCTTGGGACTGCGCTCCCAGGTTATTGGCGACAGGCAGATCATCACCCAGTTTAAGGAAAGCTATAAACTGACAAACGACCTGAAGCTGGGGACTCCTTTACTGCACCAGGCATTGCAGACACTATTCAGAACACATAAGCGCGTGCACAACGAAACAGATTTCCGGTCAGGAGCAGCCTCAGTAGGCTATGCCGCCCTGGAGCGCCTGAGTGATTTTTATCCTAGAAAAGAATTTTCAGCCAAACGCATGCTGATTATTGGCACAGGCCAAATGGGCACCGACATTGCCCGTTACGCCACTTCGTTTGGCTTTACAGATATAACGCTTACCAACCGCACCGATGCTAAAGCGGCTAAACTTGCTGCTGACCTGAATGTGCAGCACATCCCGTACCAACATTATTTATCTGAGATAAGTGAGTTTGATGTGGTGGTAAGTTGTGTAGGCGGCGGAGAGCAACTGCAGCCTGAACAACTTGGAGCGGCAAAAGCAAAGCGTGTATTGCTGGACCTGTCGGTGCCGCAAAGTATAGCCCCAGCTGCCTCACAGTTAGCAAACACTATACTGGTGAACATAGACCAGATCAATAACCGCACACAAGCAGTGCTGGCGACCCGGCAAGCAGCCATAGCGGAAGTAGAAGAAATAGTTTCGGAAGAAACCATACAGTATGCCGAGTGGCTGCAGGACCAACCAGTGGCAAAGGCAATCAGTGAGTTGAAAAGCTTTTTTGCTGATGTACTGACTTCCGAGCTAGCAAAGCATCAGCAGTCGGCTCAACCTGCTGATCTGAATGCAGCTACCAAGGCAGCATTGGACAGGCTGATACGTCGCCCTGCGGGAGCTCTCAGAGCCACTGCCGGAGCAGACAGGCAGAAGCTCTTATCCTCCATACAAACATTATTTAACATTACCCCTGCAGAGGAGATTACCCATGTATAA
- a CDS encoding TRAP transporter large permease, with translation MEFLEILVLVVSFVVLLILGVPIAFSIGIAALLTMLVSIAPEAAFTTLAQRMATGLDSFALLAIPFFILAGQLMNRGGIASRLIDFAKGLVGTLPGGLAYVNIVACMLFGAISGSAVAAASAIGGIMSPRMEKEGYSRSFSAAVNITSATTGMIIPPSNILIVYSLASGGVSIAALFVAGYVPGILLGLVLMVVGGFIAFKNKYPVSDRTPLKEVFKKFLDALPSLFLLFIVIGGIIAGVFTATEASAIAVLYTIILSMLVYREVKIADIPEILIQTVITTAIVMLLIGTSMGMSWVMSFENIPQGVSEALLSISSNKIVVLIIINLILLFVGIFMDMTPAVLIFTPIFLPVVTKLGVDPVHFGIMMVLNLCIGLCTPPVGSVLFVGCGVANISISKVIKPLTPLFIAMILALLLVTYVPEISLWLPRVFGL, from the coding sequence ATGGAGTTTCTAGAGATCTTAGTACTGGTCGTAAGCTTTGTGGTTCTGCTCATTCTGGGTGTGCCGATAGCTTTCTCAATAGGTATTGCAGCGCTACTTACTATGCTGGTAAGTATAGCACCTGAGGCTGCCTTTACAACATTGGCGCAGCGGATGGCCACCGGCCTGGACAGTTTTGCCTTGCTGGCCATCCCCTTTTTCATACTGGCCGGGCAACTCATGAACCGGGGAGGTATAGCCTCCCGGCTGATAGATTTTGCAAAAGGACTGGTAGGCACATTACCCGGAGGATTGGCTTATGTTAATATTGTGGCCTGTATGCTTTTCGGGGCTATTTCAGGATCTGCCGTGGCCGCCGCATCTGCCATTGGTGGCATTATGAGTCCGCGCATGGAGAAAGAAGGTTATTCCCGCTCGTTTAGCGCAGCTGTGAACATAACCTCTGCCACAACCGGTATGATCATCCCACCCAGCAACATCCTGATTGTATACTCGCTGGCAAGCGGTGGCGTATCTATTGCAGCCCTTTTTGTGGCAGGTTATGTACCTGGTATCCTGCTTGGCTTAGTGCTTATGGTAGTTGGCGGTTTTATCGCATTTAAAAACAAGTACCCTGTAAGTGACAGAACTCCTCTTAAAGAGGTTTTCAAAAAGTTCTTAGACGCCCTTCCTAGTCTTTTCCTGCTGTTCATTGTGATTGGCGGTATCATTGCGGGCGTCTTCACAGCAACAGAAGCATCAGCCATTGCGGTGCTCTATACAATAATTCTTTCGATGCTGGTATACCGCGAAGTGAAGATAGCAGACATCCCTGAAATACTGATCCAGACGGTGATAACGACAGCCATCGTAATGCTGCTCATCGGTACTTCGATGGGGATGTCGTGGGTAATGTCGTTTGAGAATATTCCACAAGGTGTGAGCGAGGCACTGCTTTCTATCAGCAGCAACAAGATTGTAGTTCTGATCATCATTAACCTGATCCTTTTGTTTGTGGGCATCTTCATGGACATGACACCAGCAGTACTCATCTTCACACCGATCTTCCTGCCTGTTGTAACGAAGCTGGGCGTAGACCCTGTGCATTTTGGTATTATGATGGTGCTAAACCTTTGCATTGGCCTTTGCACTCCACCTGTTGGCTCTGTTCTGTTTGTGGGCTGCGGTGTAGCCAATATCAGCATCAGTAAGGTGATAAAGCCCCTGACGCCGCTGTTCATAGCGATGATCCTGGCCCTGCTGTTGGTTACCTATGTACCGGAAATAAGCTTATGGCTACCACGAGTTTTCGGCTTATAG
- a CDS encoding ComEC/Rec2 family competence protein gives MAAALLARKYKTAFATDVAGILGLLTWPVLGFVVTHQRIEQHYPNHLLHLQSAPTHYTGVVQDYVLQKPGYQSTVLQVEQVKVNGIWQKAAGKVQLSVPHDSEQAYELNYGDVLLVKGAPQEVAPPLNSSQFNYKAYLANKNIYHRHYLQQHQYQKIASDPPMSILYYSIQLRRQLDDVLRERAGEKREYAIASALMLGVKDELDNSIRQAYADTGTIHVLAVSGLHVGLIYSVLMFVLARFSTTARQRWIGAMLVLAVLWLYAFITGLSPSVLRAVVMFSLVTFGVALQRRTSIYNTVAFAALALLFFNPYNLLEVGFQLSFLAVLGIVYLQPKFYNLLEYRHRALDFVWALFTVSLAAQLVTFPLGLYYFHQFPVYFWLANIFVVVAATFVLYSGGRAVAICCARSRLAAL, from the coding sequence ATGGCTGCCGCTTTACTAGCCAGAAAGTATAAAACTGCTTTTGCCACCGATGTTGCCGGTATACTCGGCCTGCTTACATGGCCGGTCTTGGGCTTTGTGGTAACGCACCAACGTATCGAACAACATTACCCCAATCATCTGCTGCACCTGCAGTCAGCGCCTACCCATTACACAGGTGTGGTGCAGGATTACGTGCTACAGAAGCCCGGTTACCAGAGTACAGTACTACAGGTAGAGCAGGTAAAGGTAAACGGCATCTGGCAAAAAGCTGCCGGCAAAGTACAGCTCTCCGTACCACACGACTCGGAGCAGGCCTATGAGTTAAACTATGGTGATGTGCTGCTGGTAAAAGGCGCTCCGCAAGAAGTAGCCCCTCCACTTAATTCCAGCCAGTTTAACTATAAAGCTTACCTGGCCAATAAAAACATTTATCACCGGCACTACCTGCAGCAGCACCAGTACCAGAAGATTGCTTCTGATCCGCCAATGTCGATTTTATACTATAGCATACAGCTACGTCGGCAGCTGGACGATGTATTGCGGGAGCGGGCAGGAGAGAAGCGGGAGTATGCCATTGCCTCGGCTCTTATGCTTGGGGTGAAGGATGAGCTGGATAACAGCATCAGGCAAGCGTATGCCGACACAGGCACCATACACGTGTTGGCGGTGTCCGGACTGCATGTGGGGCTCATTTACTCGGTGTTGATGTTTGTGCTGGCAAGATTCAGTACCACTGCCAGGCAGCGGTGGATAGGGGCTATGCTTGTGCTGGCAGTGCTCTGGCTTTATGCCTTTATTACGGGGCTGTCTCCATCAGTGCTGCGAGCAGTAGTCATGTTTAGCCTTGTTACTTTCGGGGTGGCGCTACAGCGTAGAACCAGCATTTATAACACTGTTGCTTTTGCGGCTTTGGCGCTGCTCTTCTTTAACCCTTATAACCTGTTGGAGGTGGGCTTTCAGCTATCGTTTCTGGCAGTGCTGGGGATTGTGTACCTGCAGCCAAAGTTCTACAATTTGCTGGAGTATCGACACCGCGCTCTCGACTTTGTGTGGGCGCTGTTTACGGTGTCGCTGGCAGCACAGCTGGTTACCTTTCCGCTGGGGCTATACTATTTCCACCAGTTCCCTGTGTATTTTTGGCTAGCAAACATATTTGTGGTGGTGGCCGCTACATTCGTGCTTTACTCCGGCGGCCGCGCTGTTGCTATATGCTGTGCCAGGAGTAGGTTGGCTGCTCTTTAA
- a CDS encoding putative quinol monooxygenase, whose translation MLIRIVRMTFKPEKTEEFLEIFRSSKDKIRAFEGCNHVELLQDLHQLNVYSTYSLWDTEEHLNNYRGSELFGQVWPATKTLFAEKPEAWSYRQVEV comes from the coding sequence ATGCTGATACGCATCGTCCGGATGACATTTAAACCGGAGAAAACGGAGGAGTTTCTGGAGATCTTCCGCAGTTCTAAAGATAAGATTCGTGCCTTTGAAGGCTGTAACCATGTGGAGCTACTGCAGGACCTGCACCAACTAAACGTATACAGCACCTACAGCCTCTGGGACACGGAAGAACACCTGAACAATTACCGCGGCTCCGAGCTATTCGGGCAAGTATGGCCAGCCACCAAAACGCTTTTTGCCGAGAAACCGGAGGCCTGGTCGTACAGGCAGGTGGAAGTATAA
- a CDS encoding ABC transporter ATP-binding protein, producing MSIQITGLSKKFGKKQVLDELDLTIESGQIYCLLGKNGVGKSTFLNCILDLVQPDNGSISLFGKDYHQHQLEVKQNLGALCEDNPLIEEFTGMEYLSFVSKLYKLPIAEAEERIQSLVNYFFTDKESLHKNVAGYSTGMKKKVGIAAAMLHKPQVLILDEPFTGLDPIAAQLLVQLIRSYRNDNRVILISSHDLNYVEKIATHIGVLNDGQLMYNGSVQEFTMNGSNLIDQALFQLLLPHHNTEAKLDWMLT from the coding sequence ATGAGTATACAGATAACGGGATTGTCGAAGAAGTTTGGGAAAAAGCAGGTACTTGATGAGCTTGATCTCACCATTGAGAGCGGACAAATTTACTGCCTGTTAGGCAAGAATGGGGTAGGTAAAAGTACTTTCCTCAACTGTATTCTGGACCTGGTACAGCCCGACAACGGCAGTATCTCTCTGTTTGGCAAAGATTACCATCAGCACCAATTAGAGGTGAAGCAAAATCTTGGAGCCCTTTGCGAAGACAACCCCCTTATTGAAGAGTTTACTGGTATGGAGTACCTCAGCTTTGTATCTAAGCTGTACAAGCTTCCAATAGCCGAGGCCGAGGAGCGAATTCAGAGCCTGGTAAACTATTTCTTTACAGATAAGGAGTCGCTGCATAAGAATGTGGCAGGCTACTCTACAGGTATGAAGAAGAAAGTGGGCATAGCTGCAGCCATGCTGCACAAGCCCCAGGTACTCATCCTGGACGAGCCCTTTACAGGATTGGACCCTATTGCAGCACAGCTACTTGTGCAACTCATCCGTAGCTACCGCAACGACAACCGCGTTATTCTGATCTCCTCTCACGACCTGAACTATGTGGAGAAAATTGCTACACATATAGGCGTGCTGAACGATGGACAGTTAATGTACAATGGATCGGTGCAGGAGTTTACCATGAACGGTTCCAACCTGATAGATCAAGCTCTGTTCCAGTTGCTGTTGCCACACCACAATACAGAAGCGAAGCTGGACTGGATGCTGACCTAA
- a CDS encoding GNAT family N-acetyltransferase, translated as MIIVKQADNERDLKEAFAIRETVFVQEQQVPRDAEYDEHEPTAKHYLATFEGTPCGAARWRKTDAGVKLERFAVLPQFRNKNVGGEVLKLVLQDVQAAQPDQKIYLHAQLPAVNFYKRHGFVPEGDMFSECDIQHYKMVYKG; from the coding sequence ATGATTATAGTAAAACAAGCTGATAACGAGCGGGATCTGAAAGAAGCATTTGCTATCAGGGAGACAGTTTTTGTGCAGGAGCAGCAGGTGCCCCGCGATGCAGAGTATGACGAGCATGAGCCAACGGCAAAACATTATCTGGCTACTTTTGAAGGAACACCTTGCGGAGCAGCCCGCTGGCGTAAAACTGATGCTGGTGTAAAGCTGGAGCGCTTTGCCGTACTGCCACAGTTTCGCAACAAGAATGTAGGAGGCGAGGTGCTAAAGCTTGTGTTACAGGATGTGCAGGCAGCGCAGCCAGATCAGAAAATATACTTGCATGCTCAGTTACCGGCTGTAAACTTTTACAAGCGCCACGGTTTTGTGCCGGAAGGCGATATGTTCAGCGAGTGCGACATTCAGCACTACAAAATGGTGTATAAGGGCTGA
- a CDS encoding PhoH family protein, producing MVEKVITLENISLIDFLGTENQNIKQLAAAFPSSKIISRGNEIKIQGQTPEITKIHEILSSLIDHYHKFGKITHNSVNRYLGSDGMTEEEVIVTSPDVIVYGSKGGMIKAKTPNQQKLVDAVEKNDLVFALGPAGTGKTYISVALAVRALKNKEVKKIIISRPVVEAGESLGFLPGDMKDKVDPYLRPIYDALEDMIPVEKLKYYQENKIIEIAPLAYMRGRTLNNAFVLLDEAQNTTPAQMKMFLTRMGPNAKLMVNGDWSQIDLPRNQRSGLMEALNILRGVKGIAFVEMSAEDVVRHRLVRDIVNAYSKLEEERRAAREEAKAAEAGEPVAINGRSKKQAALKR from the coding sequence TTGGTAGAGAAAGTAATAACCTTAGAGAATATCTCTCTCATTGATTTCCTGGGTACAGAGAATCAAAACATAAAACAGCTTGCGGCGGCATTCCCGAGCAGCAAGATTATATCGAGAGGTAACGAGATCAAGATCCAGGGCCAGACGCCTGAGATCACGAAAATCCACGAAATCCTGTCTTCGCTGATAGACCATTACCATAAGTTTGGGAAGATTACGCATAATAGCGTAAATAGATACCTTGGCTCCGACGGAATGACGGAAGAGGAGGTTATTGTTACTTCGCCAGATGTTATCGTGTATGGCAGCAAAGGCGGCATGATCAAGGCCAAAACGCCAAACCAGCAAAAGCTAGTGGATGCGGTGGAGAAAAACGACCTGGTGTTTGCACTAGGTCCGGCCGGTACGGGTAAAACCTATATATCGGTGGCACTTGCCGTTCGTGCGCTAAAAAACAAAGAGGTCAAGAAGATTATTATCTCCAGACCTGTGGTGGAGGCTGGCGAAAGCCTTGGCTTCCTGCCTGGCGACATGAAGGACAAGGTAGATCCATACCTGCGCCCGATCTATGACGCTCTGGAAGACATGATTCCGGTAGAAAAGCTGAAATACTACCAGGAGAACAAGATTATTGAAATTGCGCCGCTGGCATATATGCGTGGCCGCACGCTGAACAATGCCTTTGTACTACTGGATGAGGCTCAGAACACGACACCGGCTCAGATGAAGATGTTCCTGACACGTATGGGCCCTAACGCCAAGCTGATGGTGAACGGTGACTGGTCGCAGATTGACCTGCCGCGTAACCAGCGCTCTGGTTTGATGGAGGCGCTTAACATACTTCGTGGCGTGAAGGGTATCGCCTTTGTAGAAATGAGTGCTGAAGACGTAGTACGTCACCGCCTGGTGCGCGACATTGTGAACGCGTACAGCAAACTGGAGGAGGAGCGCCGTGCCGCCCGTGAGGAGGCAAAGGCAGCTGAAGCCGGGGAGCCTGTGGCTATAAATGGTCGCAGCAAAAAGCAAGCTGCTCTTAAGCGGTAA
- a CDS encoding catalase, translating to MLKKVLLLGVTILASGHMAFAQQKPLTTNTGAPVGNNQSSKTAGENGPVLLEDVHLIEKLASFDRERIPERVVHARGAGAYGEFESYGDFTQYTQASLFNTKGKKTPLFVRFSTVVHEQGSPETLRDPRGFAVKFYTDQGNYDLVGNNLPVFFIRDAIKFPDMVHSFKPSPIYNKQDQNRVFDFLSHQPEATNMLTYLYTNLGTPANYRQMDGFGVHAFKWINAQGEVTYVKYKWTSLQGVRSLAAAEASAVQGKDHSHATTDLYEQIGKGNFPAWELSVQMIKPEDLDKFDFNPLDPTKIWPESIAPSMKIGKMTLNRVPGNFFEEVEQAAFSPGTLVPGIEPSEDKLLQGRVFSYFDTQRYRLGSNFQRIAVNAPKVEVNSNNQNGAYSDRGKNSNINYEPSVTKQGTYTDNKQYEYSTSKIDAETMQRVISKQNNFAQAGDLYRSLSEADKKHLISNLAGDLGQVSNKEIVNKMVSYFYQADADYGNRLIKALKLNKAEVTGLTAKN from the coding sequence ATGTTAAAAAAAGTACTTTTACTTGGAGTTACTATTTTGGCATCAGGGCATATGGCCTTTGCACAGCAGAAGCCATTAACCACCAACACAGGTGCTCCGGTTGGCAACAACCAGAGCTCAAAAACTGCCGGTGAGAACGGTCCAGTATTGCTGGAAGACGTTCACCTGATCGAGAAACTAGCCTCTTTCGATAGAGAGCGTATACCTGAGCGCGTAGTGCACGCACGTGGCGCCGGTGCCTACGGTGAGTTCGAAAGCTACGGCGACTTTACACAGTATACCCAGGCTTCCTTATTCAACACAAAAGGTAAAAAAACGCCGCTTTTTGTTCGTTTCTCTACTGTAGTGCACGAGCAGGGCTCACCAGAGACCCTACGCGACCCACGCGGTTTTGCCGTTAAGTTCTACACTGACCAAGGCAATTACGATCTTGTAGGCAATAACCTGCCTGTGTTCTTTATACGCGATGCTATCAAGTTCCCGGATATGGTGCACTCCTTCAAACCATCGCCTATCTATAACAAGCAGGACCAGAACCGTGTGTTCGACTTCTTGTCGCACCAGCCAGAGGCGACGAACATGCTTACGTACCTGTACACCAACCTGGGCACACCTGCCAACTATCGCCAGATGGATGGCTTCGGCGTGCATGCCTTTAAATGGATAAACGCACAAGGCGAGGTTACTTATGTAAAGTATAAGTGGACATCATTGCAGGGCGTGAGGAGCCTGGCAGCCGCAGAGGCTTCTGCAGTACAAGGGAAAGATCACTCACACGCTACTACCGACCTGTACGAGCAAATCGGCAAAGGCAACTTCCCGGCGTGGGAGCTTTCTGTGCAGATGATCAAGCCGGAAGATCTTGATAAGTTTGACTTCAACCCGCTGGACCCAACCAAGATCTGGCCTGAGTCTATCGCGCCAAGTATGAAGATCGGTAAAATGACGCTGAACCGCGTACCAGGCAACTTCTTCGAAGAGGTAGAGCAGGCTGCTTTCTCGCCTGGCACTCTGGTACCGGGTATTGAGCCATCTGAAGACAAGCTGCTGCAGGGCCGTGTGTTCTCTTACTTCGATACACAGCGTTACCGCCTGGGCTCAAACTTCCAGCGCATCGCCGTTAATGCCCCCAAAGTAGAGGTTAACAGCAACAACCAAAACGGTGCTTACAGCGACCGCGGCAAGAACTCCAACATCAACTACGAGCCAAGCGTGACCAAGCAAGGCACTTATACTGACAACAAGCAGTACGAGTACTCCACCAGCAAGATCGATGCGGAGACCATGCAGCGTGTTATCAGCAAGCAGAACAACTTTGCACAGGCTGGTGACTTGTATCGCTCTTTGTCTGAAGCTGACAAGAAGCACCTGATCAGCAACCTGGCAGGCGACCTTGGCCAGGTTAGCAACAAAGAAATAGTGAACAAAATGGTTAGCTACTTCTACCAGGCTGATGCCGACTATGGCAACCGCCTAATCAAGGCCCTGAAACTGAACAAAGCTGAAGTAACAGGCTTGACTGCTAAAAACTAA